A single window of Leptolyngbya ohadii IS1 DNA harbors:
- a CDS encoding alr0857 family protein, whose product MLKLTYTETGLYLELVPESIEEWLHLRLTLSLRTSQSFHLEPGTASFLLPTDLPGLNRLHRLINRTEQEITLTTADHSSVEISLRGIWIASTTHETEGVFVAAIDRAVEALLFDLWQVSEMHISSLRS is encoded by the coding sequence ATGCTGAAGTTGACCTATACCGAAACAGGCTTATACCTGGAACTTGTGCCGGAATCGATCGAGGAATGGCTGCACCTGCGGCTAACGCTTTCCCTACGCACCAGCCAATCCTTTCATCTGGAGCCGGGAACTGCTTCCTTCTTGCTGCCTACCGACCTGCCGGGACTCAATCGCCTGCATCGCCTGATTAACCGCACCGAACAGGAAATCACCCTAACAACCGCCGACCACAGCTCGGTAGAAATCAGCCTGCGCGGAATCTGGATTGCCTCTACAACCCACGAAACCGAGGGCGTATTTGTTGCCGCGATCGATCGGGCAGTGGAAGCGCTGCTGTTTGATTTGTGGCAGGTATCGGAAATGCACATCTCGTCGTTGAGGTCTTAG